One stretch of Salvia hispanica cultivar TCC Black 2014 unplaced genomic scaffold, UniMelb_Shisp_WGS_1.0 HiC_scaffold_228, whole genome shotgun sequence DNA includes these proteins:
- the LOC125198741 gene encoding T-complex protein 1 subunit alpha-like, with protein SSSNDIGNIQGINILKAHGKSARDSYLLKGYALNTGRAAQGMPLRVAPARIACLDFNLQKAKMQMGVQVLVTDPRELEKIRQREADMTKERIQKLLQAGANVILTTKGIDDMALKYFVEAGAIAVRRVRKEDLRHVAKATGASAVSTFADMEGEETFDASLLGHADEVVEERIADDDVIMIKGTKTSSAVSLILRGANDYMLDEMDRALHDAICVVKRTLESNTVVAGGGAVEAALSVYLENLATTLGSREQLAIAEFAEALLIIPKVLAVNAAKDATDLVAKLRAYHHTAQTKADKKHLSSMGLDLINGTVRNNLEAGVIEPAMSKVKLVLTH; from the exons AAGTAGCTCAAATGATATTGGTAATATTCAGGGaatcaatattcttaaagcccATGGTAAAAGTGCCCGAGATAGCTACTTACTGAAGGGGTATGCTCTCAACACGGGACGTGCTGCACAGGGCATGCCATTGAGGGTTGCTCCAGCCAGAATTGCTTGTCTTGATTTTAATCTTCAGAAGGCAAAAATGCAAATGGGTGTCCAAGTTTTGGTCACTGACCCCAGAGAGTTGGAGAAGATTCGTCAAAg AGAAGCGGACATGACAAAAGAACGTATTCAGAAACTTCTTCAGGCAGGAGCCAATGTAATTTTAACTACAAAAGGAATCGATGACATGGCACTCAAG TATTTTGTGGAGGCTGGTGCAATAGCAGTGAGACGTGTTCGCAAGGAAGATCTGCGTCACGTTGCCAAGGCAACTGGTGCTTCTGCG GTTTCAACTTTTGCTGATATGGAAGGGGAAGAAACATTTGATGCATCACTTCTGGGACATGCTGATGAAGTAGTGGAGGAACGAATTGCTGATGATGATGTGATTATGATAAAAGGAACCAAAACCTCAAGTGCG GTTTCATTAATACTTAGAGGTGCCAACGATTACATGCTTGATGAAATGGACAGGGCTTTGCATGATGCCATATGCGTTGTCAAAAGGACTCTTGAATCTAATACT GTTGTTGCTGGTGGAGGTGCAGTTGAGGCTGCCCTATCTGTATATTTGGAGAATTTAGCTACAACTCTGGGGTCACGGGAGCAGTTGGCCATAGCTGAGTTTGCTGAAGCTTTATTGATCATTCCTAAG GTACTTGCTGTCAATGCTGCTAAGGACGCTACTGATTTGGTTGCTAAACTACGAGCTTACCACCACACTGCACAGACCAAAGCAGATAAAAAGCATTTGTCAAG